A genomic stretch from Chitinophagaceae bacterium includes:
- the metH gene encoding methionine synthase, which yields MSVIKPYSRFSGLEPLIVRPETNFINVGERTNVTGSKKFARLIRDNKYEEALSVARQQVESGAQIIDVNMDDALLEGVQAMTTFINLVQSEPDIAKIPVMIDSSKFDIIVAGLKCVQGKSIVNSISMKEGEAKFIEQAEICRMFGASVVVMAFDEKGQADTKQRKVEICHRAYKILTEQVGFDPQDIIFDPNIFAIATGMEEHNNYGVDFIEATKEIKQLMPLAKISGGVSNLSFSFRGNEHVREAMHSIFLYYAIKAGMDMGIVNAGQLVVYDEIEPKLRELCEDVILNRNNDNNEATEKLIAFAETVKAKGKVEVKDEAWRNNSVEERLKHALVNGITDYIDADTEEARLKYARPLDVIEGPLMAGMDVVGDLFGAGKMFLPQVVKSARVMKKSVAILTPYIEQEKEDRKNAHLAAGTVNEESAGAAKILLATVKGDVHDIGKNIVGVVLGCNGYDVIDLGVMVSTDKILDTAVKENVDIIGLSGLITPSLDEMVHVAHEMKRRGMKQPLLIGGATTSRMHTAVKINPQYNEGVIHVLDASRSVTVAGSLLSQEQKPAFLRGIQAEYEKLRDDFNNKKTVKQYLTLVDAQKNKTKINWTNFTPVTPTFTGVKQFDNYDLSEIRTYIDWQPFFIAWELHGKFPAILTDAVIGIEATKLYNDANALLDQIVNEKWLAAKGTIGFWPANSDGKDAVAVFNQQEGPDEVVHLQFLRQQIKKAEGQPNISLADFIQPAATDDSQLTTQDYIGAFSVTIRGIEEHIKAFEAAHDDYNKIMLQALADRLAEAFAEVLHQRTRKEFWGYAKDETLSNEDLIKEQYMGIRPAPGYPACPDHTEKYKLFDLLGGEEGTGIHLTESLAMYPASSVCGWYFAHPESKYFGVGKIEKDQLTDYAERKGMSMEDATRWLRPILE from the coding sequence ATGAGTGTCATTAAACCATATTCAAGATTCAGCGGATTAGAGCCCCTGATCGTTCGTCCTGAAACCAACTTCATTAATGTTGGCGAACGCACCAATGTTACCGGTTCAAAGAAATTTGCACGTCTCATCAGGGATAATAAATATGAAGAGGCTTTGAGTGTTGCCCGTCAACAGGTAGAAAGCGGTGCACAGATCATTGATGTAAACATGGACGATGCATTACTGGAAGGTGTACAGGCCATGACTACGTTCATCAACCTTGTGCAAAGTGAACCGGACATTGCAAAGATTCCGGTGATGATTGATTCATCGAAATTCGACATCATTGTAGCAGGCTTGAAATGTGTGCAGGGAAAAAGTATTGTGAACTCCATCTCCATGAAAGAAGGAGAAGCCAAGTTTATTGAACAGGCTGAGATCTGCCGCATGTTTGGCGCATCCGTTGTGGTAATGGCCTTTGATGAAAAAGGACAGGCGGATACTAAACAACGTAAAGTAGAAATTTGTCACAGAGCTTATAAAATTCTCACTGAACAGGTTGGCTTCGATCCGCAGGATATTATTTTCGATCCGAATATTTTCGCCATTGCCACCGGCATGGAAGAACATAATAATTATGGTGTTGATTTTATTGAAGCAACCAAGGAAATCAAACAATTAATGCCGTTGGCAAAGATCAGCGGCGGTGTAAGTAATTTATCTTTCTCTTTCCGTGGCAATGAACATGTACGTGAAGCGATGCACAGCATCTTCCTGTACTACGCCATTAAAGCGGGTATGGATATGGGCATTGTAAATGCAGGTCAACTGGTAGTGTATGATGAAATAGAACCGAAACTGAGAGAGTTATGTGAAGATGTAATTCTCAATCGTAACAATGATAATAACGAAGCAACAGAAAAACTCATTGCTTTTGCAGAAACAGTAAAAGCAAAAGGTAAGGTTGAAGTAAAAGATGAAGCTTGGAGAAACAATTCAGTTGAAGAAAGATTAAAACATGCATTGGTAAATGGAATTACCGATTATATTGATGCAGATACAGAAGAAGCAAGATTAAAATATGCAAGACCGCTTGATGTAATTGAAGGGCCACTCATGGCAGGAATGGATGTAGTGGGTGATTTGTTTGGCGCAGGTAAAATGTTTTTACCGCAGGTAGTAAAGAGTGCAAGGGTGATGAAGAAAAGTGTGGCAATCCTTACTCCTTACATTGAACAGGAAAAAGAAGATCGCAAGAATGCACATTTGGCAGCAGGAACAGTAAATGAAGAAAGTGCAGGTGCTGCCAAAATTTTACTGGCAACAGTAAAAGGTGACGTGCATGATATCGGTAAAAATATTGTTGGCGTTGTACTCGGTTGTAATGGTTACGATGTAATTGATCTTGGTGTAATGGTTTCAACCGATAAAATTCTTGATACAGCTGTAAAAGAAAATGTTGACATCATTGGCCTGAGCGGTCTCATCACTCCTTCTCTCGATGAAATGGTGCATGTGGCACATGAAATGAAACGTCGTGGAATGAAGCAGCCTTTGCTGATTGGTGGTGCCACCACTTCACGCATGCACACAGCAGTGAAAATTAATCCGCAGTATAACGAAGGAGTTATTCATGTACTGGATGCAAGCCGTAGTGTAACTGTTGCAGGAAGTTTACTGAGCCAGGAACAGAAACCTGCTTTCCTGCGGGGCATACAAGCCGAGTATGAAAAATTAAGAGACGATTTCAATAATAAGAAAACAGTTAAACAGTATTTGACGCTGGTTGATGCACAGAAGAACAAAACAAAAATCAACTGGACGAACTTCACTCCGGTTACACCGACATTTACCGGCGTAAAACAGTTTGATAACTATGATCTTTCTGAGATCAGAACATATATTGACTGGCAACCATTTTTTATTGCATGGGAGCTGCACGGAAAATTCCCTGCTATCTTAACAGATGCAGTGATCGGTATTGAAGCAACCAAACTGTACAACGACGCCAATGCATTACTTGATCAGATTGTAAATGAAAAATGGTTAGCCGCAAAAGGAACCATTGGTTTCTGGCCAGCTAACAGTGACGGTAAAGATGCTGTTGCAGTATTCAATCAGCAGGAAGGGCCAGATGAAGTTGTGCATTTACAATTCCTTCGTCAGCAGATAAAAAAAGCAGAAGGACAACCAAACATCTCGTTAGCCGACTTTATTCAACCTGCAGCCACTGACGACTCACAACTCACGACTCAGGATTATATCGGCGCCTTTTCAGTAACCATCCGGGGAATTGAAGAACACATCAAAGCTTTTGAAGCAGCACATGATGATTATAATAAAATTATGCTGCAGGCATTAGCCGATCGTTTGGCCGAAGCATTTGCAGAAGTACTGCATCAGCGTACAAGAAAAGAATTCTGGGGTTATGCAAAAGATGAAACACTCAGCAATGAAGACCTCATCAAAGAACAATACATGGGCATCCGTCCTGCACCGGGTTACCCTGCCTGTCCTGATCATACAGAAAAATACAAACTGTTTGATTTATTGGGCGGCGAAGAAGGAACCGGTATTCATTTAACTGAATCTCTGGCCATGTATCCAGCGTCATCTGTATGCGGCTGGTACTTTGCACATCCTGAAAGTAAATATTTCGGTGTTGGTAAAATTGAAAAAGACCAGCTTACTGATTATGCTGAACGTAAAGGCATGAGTATGGAAGATGCAACAAGATGGTTAAGACCGATTTTGGAGTAA
- a CDS encoding homocysteine S-methyltransferase family protein: protein MDIKQELQKRVLIIDGAMGTMIQRHKLTEADYRGERFKDWPTDVKGNNDLLSITRPDIIKDIHKQYLTAGADIIETNTFNSQAVSLADYEMQSLAYELNVASAKVAKEAVAEFLASPEGKDRKGAWVAGAIGPMSKTLSLSPDVNNPGYRAVTFDEVANAYYEQVKGLVDGGVDLLLIETIFDTLNAKAAIFAIKKFYHDTKLAELPIMISGTITDASGRTLSGQTLEAFYISMMHAKPLSIGLNCALGAHEMRPHIEELSQISSCYVSAYPNAGLPNAMGEYDEHPEDTGHYLEEWAKEGFVNIVGGCCGTTPEHIKHIADHVKTIKPRALPTVELELTAE, encoded by the coding sequence ATGGATATCAAACAGGAACTTCAAAAAAGAGTCCTCATTATTGATGGGGCAATGGGCACCATGATTCAGCGTCATAAACTTACTGAAGCTGATTACCGTGGCGAACGGTTTAAAGACTGGCCTACCGATGTAAAGGGGAATAATGATCTCTTATCAATTACACGTCCCGACATTATCAAAGACATACACAAACAATATTTAACAGCAGGTGCTGATATTATTGAAACCAATACATTCAACAGCCAGGCAGTTTCATTAGCCGATTATGAAATGCAGAGCCTTGCTTATGAATTAAATGTTGCTTCAGCAAAAGTGGCGAAGGAAGCAGTGGCTGAATTTCTTGCTTCACCCGAAGGAAAAGACCGGAAAGGTGCATGGGTTGCAGGAGCAATCGGGCCCATGAGTAAAACATTATCTCTTTCACCCGATGTAAATAATCCCGGTTACCGTGCAGTTACTTTTGATGAAGTAGCCAATGCTTATTACGAACAGGTAAAAGGTTTGGTTGACGGTGGTGTTGATCTGCTGCTCATTGAAACTATCTTCGATACACTCAATGCCAAAGCAGCCATCTTCGCTATTAAGAAATTTTATCATGATACAAAACTGGCTGAGCTTCCTATTATGATCAGCGGAACCATTACTGATGCAAGCGGCAGAACATTAAGCGGACAAACACTGGAAGCTTTTTATATTTCCATGATGCATGCCAAGCCATTAAGTATTGGCTTGAACTGTGCGTTGGGTGCACATGAAATGCGTCCGCATATTGAAGAGCTTTCACAAATTTCTTCCTGTTATGTATCTGCTTATCCAAACGCAGGTTTACCCAATGCAATGGGTGAGTATGATGAACATCCGGAAGATACCGGTCATTATTTAGAAGAGTGGGCCAAAGAAGGTTTTGTAAATATCGTTGGCGGGTGTTGCGGTACTACACCGGAACATATCAAACATATTGCAGATCATGTGAAAACAATTAAGCCAAGAGCATTACCAACAGTAGAATTAGAATTAACTGCAGAATAA